One window of the Corticium candelabrum chromosome 7, ooCorCand1.1, whole genome shotgun sequence genome contains the following:
- the LOC134182259 gene encoding ubiquinone biosynthesis protein COQ4 homolog, mitochondrial-like: protein MSLRSGLRRVSVKNSYTSCRISMNGGYRLVGSESDTRLRGRGQPYELSRLQRFLLTGGSGLMALYDPSRDDMVATFGETTALPAVRWIRERMMASEEGRDLLREKPRVSSATVDLDLLRSSSDETFGHHYVKFLDSNRVTPDSRLPVRYIADPELAYVIQRYREIHDFVHTCLALPIHLIGEVTVKWVEMFQTRLPMCVLASLFGPIRLSTKEKLLFLRYYLPWAVQCGTQADFMMSVFYEKRFEQNIDDLRMELGIPSISGIPSDVRDELQT, encoded by the coding sequence ATGAGCTTGCGGTCGGGTCTGCGTCGCGTGAGCGTGAAGAATAGTTACACTAGCTGTCGAATATCGATGAACGGCGGATATCGGCTTGTTGGGAGTGAATCGGATACTAGActgcgtgggcgtggtcaaCCTTATGAGTTGTCGCGATTGCAGAGGTTTCTTCTGACGGGAGGGTCGGGTTTGATGGCACTGTATGATCCATCTAGAGATGACATGGTAGCAACGTTTGGTGAGACGACCGCTCTTCCAGCTGTGAGATGGATTCGAGAGAGGATGATGGCAAGCGAGGAAGGAAGAGATCTACTGAGAGAGAAGCCCAGGGTGTCTTCCGCTACCGTTGATCTTGACCTGTTGAGATCATCATCTGATGAAACCTTTGGACATCACTATGTCAAGTTTTTGGACAGCAACAGAGTGACTCCTGATTCTCGTCTGCCTGTGAGATACATTGCAGACCCGGAACTGGCATATGTAATACAACGCTATAGAGAGATACATGACTTTGTGCACACTTGTTTGGCTCTCCCTATTCATTTGATTGGAGAGGTGACCGTCAAGTGGGTCGAGATGTTTCAGACTCGTCTTCCTATGTGTGTCTTAGCGTCTTTATTCGGGCCTATACGACTCTCTACAAAAGAGAAATTGCTATTTCTAAGATACTATTTGCCGTGGGCTGTTCAGTGTGGAACTCAGGCCGACTTTATGATGAGTGTCTTTTATGAGAAGAGGTTTGAACAGAACATTGACGATCTGAGGATGGAACTTGGAATACCAAGTATAAGTGGCATACCTTCCGACGTTCGCGATGAACTTCAAACATAA
- the LOC134182302 gene encoding translocation protein SEC62-like: MGHLLSRESDVSKEDKSKRKEEESVLSWLRFNLKCRSTTVKGETLDFFVGSRAVDRLLESPWTNKSVSASRHRPHFPQRSAAVKFLKRKLDEGYFYRGLKVEKKGKGAVEEPEEKSVKQRKGGKKETEKQEEKETKRKGNRNEDKEVDVPKSKRKYTLEIHSEQEFIDDYDVYVWKYNPTTSRTYIIGVVLVVGGLAVSLFPVWPSQGRFIVWYLSMAGLGVLGLFFSTVLLQHILFWCVWLFTHGTHHFWIFPNLTEDVGVLESFKPVYSFEYKGDDDDDNEENEDGDEKAHSQEEDEMDGKDEETEQVDIYGKKLDDHENDRNTSEQSQISSAEDHEYRTEDTTDQ, from the exons ATGGGTCACCTACTGTCTCGAGAGTCTGACGTTAGCAAAGAAGACAAGTCGAAGAGAAAAGAAGAGGAGTCTGTTTTGAGTTGGCTTCGATTCAATCTCAAGTGTCGTTCAACAACGGTGAAAGGAGAAACTTTGGACTTCTTTGTTG GGTCTAGGGCGGTAGATAGGCTACTAGAGTCGCCGTGGACGAACAAGAGTGTCTCTGCTTCTCGACATAGACCACACTTTCCTCAGAGAAGTGCTGCAGTTAAATTCTTGAAGAG GAAATTGGATGAAGGATATTTCTATCGTGGACTAAAAGTTGAGAAGAAAGGTAAAGGTGCAGTGGAGGAACCAGAGGAGAAGTCGGTGAAACAACGGAAAGGAGGaaagaaagagacagaaaagCAGGAGGAGAAAGAGACAAAAAGGAAAGGCAACAGAAAT GAAGACAAGGAGGTCGATGTACCAAAGTCAAAACGGAAATACACACTTGAAATTCATTCTGAACAAGAATTCATCGATGACTATGAT GTGTATGTGTGGAAGTACAATCCTACAACTTCTCGGACATACATCATCGGTGTTGTGCTAG TTGTTGGTGGTCTTGCTGTGTCTTTATTTCCTGTGTGGCCATCTCAAGGACGATTTATTGTTTGGTATCTCTCAATGGCTGGACTTGGAGTTCTAGGACTCTTCTTTTCAACTGTTCTAT tgCAGCACATCCTATTTTGGTGTGTTTGGTTGTTCACTCATGGGACTCATCATTTTTGGATCTTTCCCAACTTGACAGAAGATGTTGGTGTTTTGGAGTCTTTTAAGCCAGTGTATAGCTTTGAGTATAAaggagatgatgatgatgataacgAAGAAAATGAAGATGGCGACGAAAAGGCACACAGTCAGGAGGAAGATGAGATGGATGGGAAGGATGAAGAGACAGAACAGGTTGATATATACGGAAAAAAGTTGGATGATCATGAAAATGACAGAAATACGAGTGAACAAAGCCAGATTAGCAGTGCAGAAGACCACGAATATAGAACCGAAGATACGACTGATCAGTAG
- the LOC134182303 gene encoding guanidinobutyrase-like: protein MATLRFFSRQTLLKPIRRSLSITKQSLSTFNKPIDGFELPRSGGIATMFRLPCQTTAAGLNACFVGIPFDGATSIRSGTRAGPRQIRCESTSVKPCNVPTGAVPYESIQVADIGDIAVNPYNISESMQIIESHFSEIIKDGCVSLTLGGDHLITLPILRAFKAKYGRVAVVHVDAHSDTHESPLGLYHGSTFRSAAEEGLIMNDMVWQIGLRGSGYRSSDYSWGKDKGFKVIEAADLLFKSLKPLMEDIRKSVGDHPTYISFDIDALDPAFAPGTGTLEIGGLTSGQALEIVRGCRGLNIVGCDLVEVSPPFDPQGTTALVAAQLLFEMLCVLPGVKYSK, encoded by the exons atggCAACACTCCGATTCTTCTCCAGACAGACGTTACTCAAG CCAATTCGGAGATCTCTGAGCATTACCAAGCAAAGCTTATCAACATTCAACAAACCTATAGACGGTTTTGAGCTACCACGTTCTGGAGGCATTGCCACCATGTTTCGTTTGCCTTGCCAGACAACTGCAGCAGGACTGAATGCTTGCTTTGTGGGTATACCATTTGATGGTGCAACTTCTATTCGCTCAGGTACTCGAGCGGGTCCACGCCAAATACGTTGTGAGTCTACAAGTGTAAAGCCATGCAATGTTCCAACTGGAGCTGTTCCGTATGAGTCCATACAAGTGGCAGACATTGGAGATATTGCTGTCAATCCATATAACATCTCAGAAAGCATGCAAATCATTGAATCTCACTTTAGTGAGATTATAAAAGATGGATGTGTTTCACTGACACTGGGTGGAGACCATCTTATTACTCTGCCGATTCTCAGAGCTTTCAAAGCAAAATATGGTCGAGTTGCTGTCGTTCATGTTGATGCCCATTCTGATACGCATGAGTCACCTCTTGGGCTCTATCACGGGTCAACGTTTAGATCGGCAGCAGAAGAAGGTCTTATAATGAACGACATGGTTTGGCAGATTGGATTGCGAGGATCTGGATATCGAAGTAGTGACTACAGTTGGGGAAAAGATAAG GGGTTTAAGGTCATAGAGGCAGCTGACTTGCTTTTTAAGTCATTGAAGCCGCTGATGGAAGACATCAGAAAGTCAGTTGGAGATCATCCAACATACATTTCTTTTGACATTGATGCTCTTGATCCAGCATTTGCTCCAGGAACGG GTACTCTTGAGATTGGTGGTCTGACATCAGGACAAGCCTTGGAAATTGTTCGAGGATGTCGTGGTTTGAACATTGTCGGTTGTGACCTTGTTGAA GTGTCTCCACCATTTGATCCTCAAGGGACAACTGCTTTGGTCGCTGCACAACTTTTGTTTGAAATGCTTTGTGTTTTGCCAGGAGTCAAGTATAGCAAATAG
- the LOC134181980 gene encoding migration and invasion-inhibitory protein-like — protein sequence MENSMGDQRFSTGTEREGEPELQDDRSLSLTHDSDVDYGCHSAAPRWNSRRRDEIPLGYDWIAGLLDGSMSVGAESESFYDELRKFRRVNREECSRLSLHQPLNREARHIKDKKDTSSRMADVNIVSNTETSPKYYKMNERLFPIPYAHHHNEDTCLSCDDDEKSQDKPNHYIRVSVPRSFQSPLRRPRQQPTFSPSESVDLSKHCLPGWEASHPSTWRVSSPMNLTASVLSATNELNVTKNTEHNNLSSRQLLDQSLSFKFNHLTGKF from the exons ATGGAGAACAGTATGGGTGATCAAAGGTTTTCAACAGGAACAGAGCGAGAAG GTGAGCCAGAG TTACAAGACGATAGAAGCCTGTCTCTAACACATGACTCAGATGTTGATTATGGTTGCCATTCAGCAGCACCCAGATGGAATTCACGCAGAAGAGACGAAATCCCATTAGGATACGACTGGATTGCTGGTTTGCTGGATGGAAGCATGTCTGTAGGAGCTGAATCAGAGTCGTTTTATGACGAACTGCGAAAGTTTAGAAGAGTGAACAGAGAGGAATGCTCTAGATTGTCACTACACCAGCCTCTCAACAG AGAAGCACGTCACATCAAGGACAAGAAAGACACATCAAGCAGAATGGCAGATGTCAACATAGTCAGCAACACAGAAACCA GTCCTAAATACTACAAAATGAATGAGAGACTATTTCCTATTCCATATGCACATCATCACAATGAAGATACTTGCCTCAGTTGTGACGATGATGAGAAATCTCAGGATAAACCAAACCACTATATTCG AGTTAGTGTACCAAGATCTTTTCAGTCACCACTGAGAAGGCCACGACAGCAACCTACTTTCAGTCCATCTGAGTCAGTTGACTTGTCCAAACACTGTTTACCAGGATGGGAAGCATCACACCCTTCAACTTGGCGAGTATCTTCCCCCATGAATCTAACTGCTTCAGTACTATCG GCTACGAATGAGTTAAACGTGACAAAGAATACTGAACATAACAATTTAAGCAGCAGACAACTTCTAGATCAGTCATTGTCATTTAAATTCAATCATCTCACAGGAAAGTTTTGA
- the LOC134181981 gene encoding vesicle-associated membrane protein 3-like gives MSNKRLQQTQAQVDEVVDIMKQNIDKVLERDEKLHELDDRAEQLQYGAAQFETNATRLKRKMWWQNIKMWIILIVVVLAVIGIITLIIVLSK, from the exons AT GTCGAACAAGCGGCTACAGCAAACACAAGCTCAAGTGGACGAG GTTGTTGACATTATGAAACAGAACATCGACAAAGTGCTGGAAAGGGACGAGAAGCTTCACGAACTCGACGACCGTGCTG agCAGCTGCAGTATGGCGCGGCTCAGTTTGAGACGAATGCGACGAGATTGAAGCGCAAGATGTGGTGGCAGAACATCAAG ATGTGGATCATTCTCATCGTTGTAGTCTTGGCTGTGATTGGCATTATTACGC TGATTATCGTCCTCAGCAAATAG